One Alphaproteobacteria bacterium genomic window carries:
- a CDS encoding type II secretion system F family protein: MKLYLGIDETGALFQGGFTRSSQWARMTLRQLGCFYLCRLPCMRRQNLSCVRKLKPMFDALGDLLQAGVPLAVALDCLSQEKSYGGYRLLLQEIKYSLCHDGLSLGQALEKQPLLFGPHTVSFVKLAEHMGDYVHSCQFISHLFEKQMARDALMARIKGQLRIITTFMIIMFVALLVILVPQLHSFFQENSMDTGISTQFVIALSEGIAHVSAPIYLGFCLCLIASKTLGGILYDRLMLWSFFGIFKEYTHRIFLRIPFYRQYMRATLWFYMTCLVGRGIKFTDALEACAHIFPNNTVKKHLHSLYQQMEKGRAITCVLEVSFLCSHHTKEYIASLSSGNTIGKIIKTIATLEQDRLTRSTERLQNMIYPTGIVVLASVIVWIIYAVFFPIYHNIGIQL, translated from the coding sequence ATGAAGCTGTACCTTGGCATTGATGAAACGGGCGCACTTTTTCAAGGTGGATTTACGCGCTCTTCCCAATGGGCGCGGATGACACTGCGGCAATTGGGTTGCTTCTATCTTTGCCGTCTTCCTTGTATGCGGAGGCAGAATTTATCTTGCGTGAGGAAACTCAAACCAATGTTTGATGCGCTGGGTGATTTGTTGCAAGCAGGCGTTCCTTTGGCGGTAGCCTTGGACTGTCTCTCCCAGGAAAAATCCTATGGAGGCTATCGCTTGCTTCTACAGGAAATAAAATACTCCCTGTGTCATGATGGTCTTTCACTGGGTCAAGCCCTGGAGAAACAACCATTACTTTTTGGGCCACACACTGTTTCCTTTGTGAAGCTAGCCGAACACATGGGTGATTATGTGCATTCTTGCCAGTTTATTAGTCATCTTTTTGAAAAACAAATGGCACGCGATGCATTGATGGCGCGTATCAAAGGACAATTGCGTATTATTACAACATTTATGATTATCATGTTTGTTGCTCTGTTAGTAATTCTTGTTCCGCAGCTTCATTCATTTTTTCAAGAAAATAGTATGGATACGGGTATTTCTACACAGTTTGTAATCGCTTTAAGTGAAGGAATTGCTCATGTTTCAGCCCCTATATACCTAGGGTTTTGTCTATGCCTGATAGCGAGCAAAACGCTGGGGGGAATCTTGTATGATCGTTTAATGCTATGGTCGTTTTTTGGAATTTTTAAAGAATACACACACCGAATTTTTCTGCGCATTCCTTTTTATCGACAGTATATGCGAGCAACTCTATGGTTTTATATGACCTGTCTTGTTGGGCGAGGGATAAAATTCACTGATGCACTGGAAGCGTGTGCGCATATTTTTCCAAACAATACAGTAAAGAAACATCTTCACTCTCTTTACCAACAAATGGAAAAAGGAAGGGCAATTACTTGTGTTTTGGAGGTGTCTTTTTTGTGTTCGCATCACACAAAAGAATACATTGCGAGTCTTTCTTCCGGGAATACAATTGGGAAAATCATCAAAACAATCGCGACTCTTGAGCAGGATCGACTGACGCGTTCCACAGAGCGTCTTCAGAACATGATTTACCCCACAGGTATTGTGGTGCTAGCTAGTGTGATTGTGTGGATTATTTATGCAGTGTTTTTTCCCATCTACCATAATATAGGTATTCAGCTGTGA
- a CDS encoding YifB family Mg chelatase-like AAA ATPase — protein MFVKVPTVSFLGPQVVPVNAEVSLSQGRPIFTIVGLGDKAINESKERIYASLDYLGYTLPPKRITVNLSPADMVKEGTHYDLPICLGILGGMGVVDPERLALYIFMGELSLDGSINPVWGTLPAALHAQNRATTLICGKENAHEVSWAVPHVKGATHVQDVIDFLHNKSCLSVKPPSSTNKTQTHKQDLAGIYGQKQAKRALLIAAAGRHNLVMIGSPGSGKTLLAKALHGILPPLSPDEVIETHINYSFSIHKEPASYAPRERPFRSPHHTSSAVSLVGGGLHVKPGEVSLAHNGILFLDELAEFSGKTLEALREPLESQRAHISRANYTATFHADFQLVAALNPCKCGYAGLPQACGKAPVCVRKYLDKLSGPLLDRFDLFVNVRPVSPVSYNMPPTESSSDARTNVDIAWERQRRRNPDTAIANSRLPHEFLSAHGKFTAESMETLQKANDVHALSTRGYHRVMRVSRTIADLADSEDVTRSHILEALCFRQHNFGF, from the coding sequence ATGTTTGTGAAAGTACCGACTGTATCGTTCCTGGGACCACAGGTTGTTCCCGTCAACGCAGAGGTGTCTCTTTCCCAAGGCCGCCCGATATTTACGATTGTTGGCCTTGGTGATAAGGCAATTAATGAATCCAAGGAGCGCATTTATGCCTCTCTTGATTATCTAGGTTACACACTTCCCCCCAAACGTATAACCGTGAATTTATCACCTGCTGATATGGTAAAAGAGGGCACACACTATGATCTTCCTATATGTTTGGGTATTTTAGGGGGCATGGGTGTTGTGGATCCGGAACGGCTGGCGCTGTATATATTCATGGGTGAGCTATCACTTGATGGCAGCATTAACCCTGTATGGGGAACCCTACCAGCTGCCTTGCATGCACAAAACAGGGCAACGACTCTTATTTGTGGAAAAGAAAATGCGCATGAAGTTTCCTGGGCTGTCCCCCATGTAAAAGGAGCCACGCACGTACAAGATGTTATTGATTTTCTACACAACAAGTCTTGCCTTTCGGTAAAACCACCATCGTCGACAAACAAGACACAGACGCACAAACAGGATCTTGCTGGTATTTATGGCCAAAAACAGGCAAAGCGGGCCCTTCTTATCGCAGCAGCAGGACGTCATAATTTAGTGATGATTGGATCGCCAGGGTCAGGAAAAACACTTCTCGCAAAGGCCTTGCATGGCATTCTTCCCCCTCTTTCACCTGATGAGGTGATCGAAACACACATTAATTACAGTTTTTCAATACACAAAGAGCCAGCATCATACGCACCGCGGGAACGTCCCTTTCGCAGCCCACATCATACGTCTTCTGCAGTCTCTCTTGTGGGAGGAGGGCTTCATGTAAAACCCGGAGAAGTTTCCCTTGCCCACAATGGAATTTTGTTCCTGGATGAGCTTGCTGAGTTTTCAGGAAAAACACTCGAAGCCCTACGTGAGCCGCTTGAAAGTCAACGCGCCCATATATCTCGTGCGAACTACACGGCTACTTTCCATGCTGACTTTCAACTTGTTGCTGCTCTTAATCCCTGTAAATGTGGGTATGCGGGATTGCCACAAGCCTGTGGGAAGGCGCCTGTGTGTGTGCGAAAATATCTTGATAAACTATCGGGGCCACTCTTGGATCGGTTTGATCTCTTTGTAAATGTAAGGCCTGTGAGTCCCGTTTCGTATAATATGCCTCCCACAGAATCCAGTAGTGATGCGCGCACCAACGTAGATATTGCTTGGGAGAGACAACGCAGGCGTAACCCTGATACGGCGATCGCGAACAGCCGGTTACCTCATGAATTTTTATCGGCGCACGGAAAATTTACCGCTGAATCCATGGAAACCCTTCAAAAAGCAAACGATGTTCACGCCCTTTCAACCCGAGGTTACCACCGCGTCATGCGGGTAAGTCGTACCATCGCAGATCTTGCCGATTCAGAGGATGTGACACGATCCCACATACTTGAGGCCCTCTGCTTTCGTCAACACAATTTCGGCTTTTAA
- the greA gene encoding transcription elongation factor GreA, with product MERVPMTPQGKIALEDELRVLKTIERPEIIQAIAEARAHGDLSENAEYHAAKEKQGFIEARIRDIEGKISCAEVIDPAKIRSTRVCFGATVTVVDEETDEEVTYQIVGFDEADLKTQRISNTSPLARALIGKSQGESVEVRSPRGVKGYEILKIAYT from the coding sequence ATGGAACGTGTTCCCATGACACCTCAAGGTAAGATTGCCCTCGAAGATGAGTTGCGCGTACTCAAGACCATTGAGCGACCCGAGATTATTCAAGCCATCGCTGAGGCCCGGGCTCATGGAGATCTGTCAGAAAATGCTGAGTACCATGCGGCCAAAGAAAAACAAGGCTTTATTGAGGCTCGTATTCGCGACATCGAAGGCAAGATATCATGTGCAGAGGTCATCGATCCTGCCAAAATTCGCTCAACACGCGTGTGTTTTGGAGCCACCGTGACGGTCGTAGATGAGGAAACTGATGAAGAGGTAACCTATCAAATTGTTGGATTTGATGAGGCAGACCTAAAGACACAAAGGATTTCCAATACCTCACCTCTTGCGCGCGCCCTCATAGGAAAGTCCCAAGGAGAGAGTGTTGAGGTGCGCTCACCACGTGGTGTTAAGGGATACGAAATTCTCAAAATAGCTTACACATAG
- the gmk gene encoding guanylate kinase, with protein MTPPISRRGILFALSSPSGAGKTSIARGLIASVEALSHSVSYTTRPIRPGEVDGKDYHFVDQETFNSMVSGGHFLEHAYVFGNYYGTPKAPVLDRLQQGGDLVFDIDWQGFQQIKQHKNQDVVSIFILPPNKKALQQRLISRGQDSASVISRRMQRAAQEMSHWIEYDYIIINTILADAIQAAVNIVHAERMKRWRHIGLVPFVQGISDPPDH; from the coding sequence ATGACTCCCCCCATCTCAAGAAGAGGGATTCTTTTCGCACTTTCCTCACCCTCAGGTGCAGGAAAAACAAGTATCGCCCGTGGATTAATCGCATCCGTAGAGGCTCTTTCGCATTCTGTTTCCTATACCACACGTCCAATCCGTCCGGGGGAGGTTGATGGGAAAGACTACCATTTTGTCGACCAGGAAACATTTAATAGTATGGTGAGTGGTGGTCATTTCTTGGAGCATGCGTACGTGTTTGGTAATTATTACGGAACACCAAAAGCCCCCGTGTTGGATAGATTGCAACAGGGTGGTGACCTTGTTTTTGATATTGACTGGCAAGGATTCCAGCAAATCAAGCAACATAAAAATCAAGATGTTGTCAGTATTTTTATTTTGCCTCCTAACAAGAAAGCTCTTCAACAGCGGCTCATATCGCGGGGCCAAGATTCTGCTTCTGTAATAAGCAGGCGCATGCAGCGGGCAGCTCAAGAGATGAGTCACTGGATAGAATACGACTATATCATTATCAACACTATTCTTGCTGACGCCATTCAAGCGGCTGTCAATATTGTTCATGCAGAACGGATGAAGCGGTGGCGACACATTGGTCTTGTCCCTTTTGTGCAAGGAATTTCTGATCCCCCAGACCATTGA
- the dnaQ gene encoding DNA polymerase III subunit epsilon codes for MREIILDTETTGLDPKSGHRIVEIGCVELFNHLPTGNTYHQYINPQRFMPSEASRIHGITDIFLEDKPLMESVIHDFLTFIGDSPLVIHNAAFDMKFLNAELVWLNLPEIPMVRAIDTLRIARQKFPGSPASLDALCKRFGIDNAMRDKHGALLDSYLLADVYLELIGGRQPNLQLQRSHKTDTDSNLTVTRPYREPRTFPPCPADTANHDAFMRTIANSLWSKTPNK; via the coding sequence ATGCGCGAAATTATTCTCGACACCGAAACTACAGGGCTTGATCCGAAAAGCGGCCATCGCATTGTTGAAATTGGGTGCGTTGAACTTTTCAATCACTTGCCAACAGGTAATACCTACCACCAATATATCAATCCCCAGCGCTTTATGCCCTCAGAGGCCTCGCGCATCCATGGCATTACGGATATTTTTTTAGAGGACAAACCTCTTATGGAGTCAGTAATTCACGATTTTCTGACTTTTATTGGGGACAGCCCTCTTGTGATCCATAATGCTGCATTTGATATGAAGTTTCTGAACGCAGAACTTGTGTGGCTTAACCTCCCTGAAATACCGATGGTACGAGCTATTGACACCTTGCGCATCGCACGCCAAAAATTTCCTGGATCCCCCGCAAGCCTTGATGCCTTGTGCAAGCGCTTTGGCATAGATAACGCCATGCGGGATAAACATGGCGCCCTCTTGGACTCATACCTGCTTGCTGATGTATATCTGGAGCTTATTGGAGGGCGACAACCTAACCTGCAGTTACAACGCTCACACAAGACAGACACAGACTCCAACCTTACGGTCACACGCCCCTATCGTGAACCCCGTACGTTTCCTCCCTGCCCAGCAGACACGGCCAATCATGACGCATTCATGCGCACAATCGCTAATTCCTTATGGAGCAAAACTCCAAATAAATAA
- a CDS encoding lysozyme, whose amino-acid sequence MIERYLLYGVRIVWEKDSTMIYPSERATISDRLLDLIKTCEGFRCNAYNDAAGLPTIGYGHLISQAESCLKKTTLTERESHTLLRADITTRADIKPYVLRSLASHQSDALTSLCFNIGMKRFSQSMVLKHTNTQDYESACAFFGHWRRSGGVALPGLMMRRLAEACIFSHRLVDPASSFPPSVQWGRPPIPITDENWTLMGKDLRVHAVAIYEAYWAE is encoded by the coding sequence ATGATAGAGAGATACCTTTTGTATGGTGTGCGTATTGTTTGGGAAAAGGATTCCACCATGATTTATCCATCAGAACGTGCAACCATTTCTGATCGCTTGCTTGATCTTATTAAAACATGCGAAGGTTTCCGGTGTAATGCCTACAATGACGCTGCTGGATTGCCAACCATTGGTTACGGTCACCTCATTTCCCAAGCAGAGTCTTGCTTGAAAAAAACAACGCTCACAGAACGAGAGTCGCACACCCTTTTGCGCGCGGACATAACAACGCGCGCAGATATCAAACCCTATGTATTAAGGTCTTTGGCTTCCCACCAATCAGATGCGCTCACTTCGTTGTGCTTCAATATTGGGATGAAACGCTTTAGCCAGTCTATGGTTCTCAAGCATACAAATACACAGGACTATGAGAGCGCTTGTGCATTCTTTGGCCATTGGCGCCGTTCTGGAGGGGTTGCGTTACCGGGTCTGATGATGCGGCGATTGGCTGAGGCGTGTATTTTTTCCCATCGATTGGTCGATCCGGCGTCTTCTTTCCCTCCGAGTGTGCAATGGGGACGCCCTCCTATTCCGATCACCGACGAAAATTGGACCCTGATGGGGAAAGATTTGCGCGTGCATGCTGTTGCTATCTATGAGGCTTATTGGGCAGAGTGA
- the sucC gene encoding ADP-forming succinate--CoA ligase subunit beta, whose protein sequence is MNLHEYQAKQILRNNGIDVLPGYIAYTPDEAVSKVHLLHSPKWVVKAQIHAGGRAKAGGIQFVSSKQELRDVVESLIGSKLETPQTPRGGVLVRKVYIEEACAIKEEFYLSLTVDRMRAKIRLMISPKGGINITETSLSSPETMQTIYIDPLIGLWPHHIRQISYGFHLSYNMIQPLQQALIQIYSSFVACDAELIEINPLVLTTDAKLFPLDAKISIDDNALYRRPDLLKLKDVEDISEIESESEQLGFSYCKLDGNVGCMVNGAGLALSTMDLLKQNSINAANFLDIGGGATQERITSAFRLILSDPQIDCVLINIFGGITRCDILAKGIVHVINDIRISVPLVVRIQGTNVEEGRRIFQESNIDIITANTLEEAVNHVKAIVGKT, encoded by the coding sequence ATGAACTTGCATGAATATCAAGCAAAGCAAATACTTCGTAACAATGGGATTGATGTGTTACCGGGTTATATTGCGTACACCCCTGATGAAGCTGTGAGCAAGGTACACCTTCTGCATTCGCCCAAGTGGGTTGTGAAGGCACAGATTCATGCTGGTGGACGGGCAAAAGCAGGAGGAATCCAGTTTGTATCCTCCAAACAGGAGCTAAGGGATGTCGTTGAAAGCCTTATTGGATCAAAGCTTGAAACACCGCAAACACCCCGTGGAGGCGTTCTTGTTCGCAAAGTCTACATTGAAGAAGCCTGCGCAATCAAAGAAGAATTCTATTTATCTCTCACTGTTGACCGAATGCGTGCAAAAATACGCCTGATGATTTCTCCTAAGGGGGGAATCAACATCACAGAAACAAGCTTGTCTTCCCCCGAAACGATGCAAACAATTTATATTGATCCGCTCATTGGTCTTTGGCCGCATCATATTCGTCAAATTAGCTATGGATTTCATTTGTCTTACAATATGATCCAACCATTGCAACAGGCACTCATCCAGATTTACAGTTCATTTGTTGCATGTGACGCAGAGTTGATAGAAATCAATCCGCTTGTACTCACAACTGATGCAAAGTTATTTCCCCTGGATGCAAAAATATCCATTGATGACAACGCCCTTTATCGCCGTCCTGATCTTTTGAAACTCAAAGATGTTGAGGATATCTCAGAAATTGAAAGCGAGTCCGAACAACTTGGCTTCAGTTACTGTAAGCTTGATGGTAATGTGGGGTGTATGGTCAATGGTGCTGGCCTTGCGTTGTCTACGATGGATTTGCTAAAGCAAAATAGCATTAATGCAGCCAATTTTTTGGATATCGGTGGGGGGGCAACCCAAGAACGCATTACATCTGCCTTTCGCTTAATTCTTTCTGATCCACAGATTGATTGTGTGCTCATCAACATATTTGGCGGGATAACCCGCTGCGATATTTTGGCAAAAGGCATCGTACATGTTATCAATGATATACGAATTTCTGTTCCCCTCGTTGTGCGCATTCAGGGAACAAACGTGGAAGAGGGCCGACGCATTTTTCAAGAATCAAACATTGATATTATAACAGCTAACACACTCGAAGAAGCCGTAAACCACGTGAAGGCAATTGTGGGGAAAACATGA
- the sucD gene encoding succinate--CoA ligase subunit alpha, producing MSLLIDENTRIICQGITGQHGTFHTQSALHYGTKMVGGVTPGKGCTKHIDLPVFNTVAEARKNLDFDASVIYVPAALAADAIMEAADADVGLVVCITEGIPVHDMLRVKSALRGRKTILVGPNSPGIIVPQKCKIGIMPGNIHTAGSIAVVSRSGTLTYEVVWQLSQLGLGQRICIGIGGDPIIGTSFVDAVAVLLHDAHTQGIIIIGEIGGNAEEELATYLNSIPTHERIHKPMVAFIAGQSAPIGQRMGHAGAIIIGERGTAQNKMDALTGAGVIVTPSPANIGATMLQTMNTFRASVDSL from the coding sequence ATGAGCCTACTGATTGATGAAAACACACGGATTATCTGTCAGGGCATTACGGGACAGCACGGGACATTTCACACGCAAAGCGCCCTCCATTATGGAACAAAAATGGTCGGAGGCGTTACGCCCGGAAAAGGATGCACAAAACACATTGATCTTCCCGTCTTTAACACAGTTGCGGAGGCGCGTAAAAATCTTGATTTTGATGCCAGCGTTATCTATGTTCCGGCAGCACTAGCGGCTGACGCGATTATGGAAGCGGCTGATGCTGATGTCGGTCTTGTCGTTTGCATTACAGAAGGAATTCCTGTACACGACATGTTGCGTGTAAAGAGCGCCCTTCGCGGAAGAAAGACTATTCTCGTAGGTCCGAACTCTCCTGGCATTATTGTCCCACAAAAATGCAAAATTGGTATTATGCCGGGAAATATTCACACAGCTGGGTCGATTGCTGTAGTTTCGCGCTCTGGAACACTAACATACGAGGTTGTTTGGCAACTGAGCCAACTGGGGCTCGGTCAACGCATTTGCATTGGTATTGGGGGTGATCCTATTATCGGAACAAGCTTTGTGGATGCTGTCGCTGTTTTGCTGCATGACGCTCATACACAAGGTATCATCATCATTGGAGAAATCGGCGGTAATGCCGAAGAGGAGTTAGCAACATATCTTAATAGTATCCCCACACACGAACGCATCCACAAACCTATGGTAGCTTTTATTGCTGGTCAGTCAGCACCTATAGGACAACGCATGGGACACGCGGGAGCAATCATTATCGGAGAAAGAGGAACCGCACAAAATAAAATGGATGCACTTACTGGCGCAGGTGTTATCGTCACACCCTCACCCGCAAACATTGGCGCAACAATGCTTCAAACAATGAATACTTTTAGGGCCTCTGTGGATTCTCTCTAG
- a CDS encoding M48 family metalloprotease: protein MLISLTMPTQALYDFKRGTSIQDQELTDVIQALSDPIYKTVGIPSGKVRHYVVVDPEINAAASVGPIMILHTGILLTATAEQMAGVIAHETGHIYARHVELLMITIKERQLLALGTTLLGAGIMIANPGAGLAVALGGSEIVRRGFFRWNRGKEAAADRTATEILTKLNWPIEGLTSFLLMLHRRENLSSLKPDPYVLTHPDPKDRADVILSKKTSAASSATFPKDLNQRYLQLQAKLRGFIEPGAVTLRKTQGKKDKHSLYARSVGYHKLGKHPQSLELLNTLIANDPKNPYYQETKGQVLFVSGKHEEARASYRTAVSLNPKGNLVRLSYAWSLLIGKNASPESALKILEEMRETEKENPEFWRLYAFALGKMKRMGAMSWALAERSYLIGNIPEAKKQLERAIQFLKPQEKDINTKIKDLKNYLEHATE, encoded by the coding sequence ATGCTGATCAGCCTGACAATGCCCACGCAGGCGCTTTATGACTTCAAGAGAGGAACATCAATCCAAGATCAGGAGCTCACCGATGTTATTCAGGCTCTTTCTGATCCTATTTATAAAACTGTGGGGATTCCATCTGGCAAAGTTCGACACTATGTCGTTGTAGATCCCGAAATTAATGCGGCTGCTTCTGTGGGGCCAATTATGATCCTACATACAGGAATCCTTCTCACGGCAACCGCCGAGCAAATGGCGGGGGTTATTGCCCACGAAACAGGCCACATTTATGCTCGCCATGTGGAGCTTCTCATGATCACCATCAAAGAACGTCAGCTCTTAGCACTTGGTACTACGCTATTAGGGGCTGGTATTATGATAGCCAATCCAGGTGCTGGCCTAGCAGTGGCTTTAGGGGGATCAGAAATTGTGCGGCGGGGGTTTTTTCGATGGAATAGAGGTAAAGAAGCGGCAGCAGACCGAACAGCAACAGAAATTCTGACAAAACTTAATTGGCCTATTGAGGGACTCACATCGTTTTTATTAATGCTCCATCGCCGCGAAAATCTTTCCTCATTAAAGCCTGACCCTTACGTACTTACCCACCCTGATCCAAAAGACCGCGCGGATGTCATTTTATCCAAAAAAACATCTGCGGCATCTTCCGCAACCTTTCCGAAAGATTTGAACCAACGGTATCTACAACTACAAGCCAAACTGAGGGGTTTCATTGAACCAGGGGCTGTAACACTCCGAAAAACACAGGGAAAAAAAGACAAGCACTCTTTGTACGCACGATCGGTGGGTTACCACAAATTAGGCAAACATCCACAATCTCTGGAATTACTCAACACGCTCATTGCAAATGATCCTAAGAACCCTTATTACCAAGAAACGAAAGGACAGGTTTTGTTTGTTTCAGGAAAACATGAAGAAGCACGCGCCTCCTATCGCACCGCTGTATCCTTAAATCCCAAGGGAAATCTTGTCCGTCTTTCTTATGCGTGGAGCTTACTTATTGGAAAAAATGCAAGCCCAGAATCTGCCCTTAAAATTCTTGAAGAGATGCGTGAGACAGAAAAAGAAAATCCTGAATTTTGGCGCTTGTATGCTTTTGCTCTTGGGAAAATGAAACGTATGGGAGCAATGTCATGGGCCCTCGCAGAGCGTTCGTATTTAATTGGTAATATCCCAGAAGCAAAAAAGCAGCTTGAGCGGGCAATTCAGTTCCTGAAACCCCAAGAAAAAGATATCAATACTAAAATTAAAGATCTGAAAAATTATCTTGAACATGCAACCGAATAA
- the tadA gene encoding Flp pilus assembly complex ATPase component TadA, whose amino-acid sequence MRTSVKHAHNHTYSDDALHAFTGKSLRKNITQNTHRLTPALMKRFHVRIFQEKSDGMHVQFNEDASPEAIFGLYAHLGGKVPLHVGGGRQQSSGVTLGTTVCMDQNNTVCAFTPQALEAIPGNFDDVLLLAIHRGATDLHFNPYETETTVSSRIDGVVSDLGILPGDIWASLRVQMKMRAHLDIAETRRPQSGCFSYHKEGVFLDIRVSTHPCIHGERIVLRFLGMDAREKSLSDLGFSDSRIHAIRMTLKKSQGVFLVTGPTGSGKTTTLYSLVHMLYARGVRSIMTLEDPVEYRRSYMVQSNINPALDFSYAQGLRSLLRQDPEVILLGEIRDEETARMAYRAAMTGTLILATVHAGNIQGVIARLIDFGVGVGDIASQTMGVLNQRLIRTRCVCGHKTCVVCAEGGLRGRTVLDEYVRMPSYCGNGHTLETRHDLMRWLAESQEESILSRVWDLLRDGRTTFAEIERALGPVTTLLQESSHEAVPWH is encoded by the coding sequence ATGAGAACTTCAGTCAAACACGCCCACAACCACACCTATTCCGATGATGCACTGCATGCCTTCACTGGCAAATCTTTGCGCAAGAATATTACACAAAACACCCATCGTTTAACCCCTGCGCTTATGAAACGCTTTCACGTAAGGATATTTCAGGAAAAATCTGATGGTATGCATGTCCAGTTTAATGAGGACGCATCTCCAGAAGCAATATTTGGTTTATACGCTCATTTAGGAGGAAAGGTACCTCTTCATGTCGGGGGAGGAAGACAACAGTCTTCTGGTGTTACCTTAGGAACCACGGTGTGCATGGATCAAAACAATACAGTGTGCGCTTTTACCCCACAGGCCCTTGAGGCAATTCCTGGTAATTTTGATGATGTTCTTTTGCTGGCTATTCATCGTGGGGCAACGGATTTGCATTTTAATCCCTATGAAACAGAAACAACAGTCAGCAGTCGCATTGATGGGGTTGTTAGTGACTTAGGAATATTGCCGGGTGATATATGGGCATCATTGCGTGTTCAGATGAAAATGCGTGCACATCTTGATATTGCAGAAACACGTCGGCCACAGTCCGGGTGTTTTTCCTATCATAAGGAAGGGGTTTTTCTGGATATACGGGTTTCAACACATCCATGTATTCATGGAGAACGCATTGTTTTGCGTTTTTTGGGAATGGATGCCCGGGAAAAAAGTCTTTCCGATTTGGGTTTTTCTGACAGCAGGATTCATGCCATTCGCATGACGTTAAAAAAATCCCAGGGTGTTTTTCTTGTAACAGGTCCAACGGGATCAGGAAAAACAACCACACTTTACTCTCTTGTGCACATGTTGTATGCGCGTGGTGTGCGTTCGATTATGACGCTTGAGGATCCGGTTGAGTATCGACGATCGTACATGGTTCAGTCGAACATTAATCCGGCATTGGATTTTTCCTATGCACAGGGGTTGCGGTCTCTTTTGCGCCAAGATCCGGAGGTTATTTTGTTAGGAGAAATTCGCGATGAAGAAACAGCACGCATGGCGTATAGAGCTGCAATGACAGGAACACTTATTCTTGCAACCGTGCACGCTGGTAATATTCAAGGTGTTATTGCTCGTCTTATAGATTTTGGTGTGGGAGTCGGTGATATCGCTTCTCAAACAATGGGTGTATTAAACCAAAGACTGATTCGAACCCGATGTGTTTGTGGGCACAAAACGTGTGTGGTATGTGCCGAAGGGGGACTGCGCGGACGAACAGTGCTTGATGAATATGTGCGCATGCCGAGCTACTGTGGTAACGGACACACCCTTGAGACACGGCATGACCTCATGCGTTGGCTTGCAGAATCTCAGGAAGAAAGCATTCTCTCCAGGGTATGGGATCTTTTACGGGATGGGCGTACAACGTTTGCAGAAATAGAACGCGCCCTAGGCCCAGTGACGACTCTTTTACAGGAAAGTAGCCATGAAGCTGTACCTTGGCATTGA